A region from the Ptychodera flava strain L36383 chromosome 12, AS_Pfla_20210202, whole genome shotgun sequence genome encodes:
- the LOC139145336 gene encoding uncharacterized protein isoform X3, producing the protein MAFPESRTSTSPSAKPDLKEVYNYSPNMKKELIFTEEVENADKTLYTVLNELRKQFIRVLELITLALNIDGYVLHNLHKGIVEDVCKNNNSLLRYAFYPGIPEGTEPKKGQLRFGEHSDFGTVSFVVTDNVSCFEFQNTSGEWLAVPPMPDALIMIGCNSLQRFTSDRYRAVPHRGVFSEGQDRFTDRQSIVFFGSPDDDAIVESLDGDRKYSPIPFLQYAEQLFLAGQQK; encoded by the exons GACGAGTACAAGCCCTTCAGCAAAGCCTGATCTGAAAGAGGTGTACAACTACAGTCCTAATATGAAGAAGGAG CTGATATTCACAGAGGAAGTTGAGAACGCTGATAAAACGTTGTATACTGTGTTGAACGAGCTGAGAAAACAATTCATCCGGGTACTTGAGCTCATCACATTGGCTTTGAATATCGAT ggCTATGTCCTACACAATTTGCACAAAGGTATTGTAGAGGACGTGTGTAAAAACAACAATTCCCTACTCCGCTATGCATTCTACCCGGGAATACCAGAAGGCACCGAACCAAAGAAAGGACAGTTGAGATTCGGTGAACACAGCGACTTCGGTACAGTCAGTTTTGTTGTGACCGATAATGTGAGTTGCTTTGAG TTCCAAAATACCTCAGGTGAATGGTTGGCTGTTCCACCTATGCCAGATGCACTGATAATGATTGGGTGCAATTCACTGCAACGTTTCACATCAGATAGATATCGGGCTGTG cccCATCGAGGCGTATTTTCGGAGGGCCAAGATCGCTTTACAGACCGTCAGTCCATAGTTTTCTTTGGTTCCCCTGACGATGATGCTATCGTTGAAAGTTTGGATGGAGATCGGAAATACAGTCCTATTCCATTTTTGCAATACGCGGAACAGTTATTTTTGGCTGGTCAACAAAAGTAA